The genomic interval GATAAAAACTAAAGTAGTTATTATAGTACATCCACAAAAAAACCAAATAAACCTGTGAATGGATGCTAAGTACTTAAGCaacgtttattaaaaaaaaaaaatcttttttattcaagtaaactttcacaagtgctttcgaatcgtcagatgcatctacactggttcggaatgccagccGGAATTATTTTTTAAGAGCCAGTAAAAAACTCACTGCTGTCAGAGTTAATTTGATTGGGTCGTAGAATAATCtgatgtacacaatctctaagctcAATTGACAGaactaaatgtattgctatccctttcataatagtCCCTATGGAAAAGTATTAATTACACTAGAGTTAGACCTGTCAgtatagtttaatttagagattgtgattGTGTATTTGTAACTCACACAGAATTcgacctcaagagtacgcatatacaaggttttgcatgaaaacaaaatcgtaaaatgttggcgagAGACAGGGTAGAATGCTTTGTTATGATTGgcggactcaaaagtcacgtaatcaagacaatgtgcggaatgagggtaccgaacttttatgctaagcaagtgccCAAGCTTGGCGATCTCGGGTGTCCgactattaggcgtctatatacataggtggtggtctgtggtacAACGGAATTTGCCACAAATCACAATGGcatattttttgtatgtttgcaGGTGGAGGGAGTGAAAGTCCCGCCAACTATTCGCAATGGAAAATATACAACAGGTCCATGGACGAAGTGGATAACCAACAGCAGTTATTGGAGAACTTTTCTAAACTTATCGAAGGTATCTGCTCTGTTATTTGAACTTGAATCACAGTATAAAAGGAGACAGTAGACCGAGGCGGGACGCCTTTGACCGacgtggtaaatgacgaccacgaTGACCTTTCAACGTAAGGCTCTACTACCTAGGCCAGTTCGGGTCGCTTCTTTGTCCCGCATTGCTTTGTCTAGACAGCTTCGTCGAACCTttgtatgtacagtacgcggcagaaagtaatgtacatcggcctttagagtgccatttcggctttgtagagcgttgtctctgtcactcagacatatatatatattttttttaatagatatagcgagcaaacgagcaggcgggtcacctgatgttaagtgattaccatgaacatttgcagcaccagaggaaccgccgatgcgttgccggtcttttaggaatttgttggtccgccccttgaataaccccatgttataatctagtgggaacaccgccgacctatatgacgttttgtcggtctcaatgacagagacaacgctctacaaatctggtaTCCTTCTTAAGATCGATATAAATTACTttcgccgcgtactgtaataacaTAATATCCTGCACTTgaatagtgcgcgcaaaacaagtagtcaaCATTTGCATAGTACATTAATCTGCCGCTCTGTCGCAGCTTCACTTATACCACAGACGCTCGACTCAAAAGTCCACCTTTAGTCGTCCATCAATAAATTCTGCATCAGTTAATTCTATTAATCATGAGTGAAGAATGATTGATGATTTTTTGAAGTTCCGTTTGATGCCTTCCAGCATGCGTAGATCGGGAAATATCAAGCGACAAGTGGTTATCCAAGCTAGAGTCCTCTGGCTGGCCGGAGTCCGTGAGAAATGCGCTGCACACTGCCTGTATAGTTGCTCAGCATATACACCAGGTATGATGAATACTTACTTGtctcatatacctacttaaagttaATAAAATCTTAAAGTTAATAAAATCTTATCTTTCACAACTTCCAGATAAACTTGGTTTAACAAATAAagacgttatgacagtttttgtattgggaaaCTGTCAAGATGACTATCCGTTGGATAAAATTTATCTAGCGGTTGTGAAGCAGGCATttagacgtttaaataaatatcgaCTCTATTTACAaagcaataaagtgcaattaaACTCGCACAGGAATACAATTAAAAGTTATCTGGCGGTTCTGAAACAGGCCCTAggcgtttaaataaatagcgactctgtTTACAACGCATTAATGTGCAAATAAATTCGCACAGGACTAcaataattaaaagttaaacAAACGCCTCTCTTTCAATCGCGTAAACTGTTATCTTTTTTCTCACTTATGAGATCGAAGGGAATCGGGAGCCGCTGGTGGTTGGCGCCGCATCTCTGGTCACTTGATCAAGTGAATCGCTCAAAATATATGGCAGCAAACTGCGCGAGTGTTTTGTCCGCCAAGAGAGCGTCCCTGAGCGAGTTTTTTTCTTTGATAACTCTTGTCGCCGTGACAAAATATTGGAGAGAGAGAGTTTTTCCGACAGTGTGCACAGTCAGCGATCAACTCCTAATGTATTTATATCTTTTTGACACGTAATCATATTCGATTGCATAtttcttgagcgagaaaatagtGGATAGTTAGTCGCTTCTTCATAGGCCCGGCGTGGGACAAGTGCCTGAAGTACATCCACCTGactaatagaaaaaaaaccggccaagtgcgagtcaggctcgcgcaatgagggttccgtactacagtcgtattttttcgacattttgcacgataattcaaaaacatgatgcataaaaatacataaaaaatctgttttagaatgcacacaagacctttcatatgataccccacttgatatagttatcttacttcgaaaattgaaattactaattattagttcatgaccacaatttaattttttttgtgtgatgtaaccataaattcacggttttcagattttaccccgaatgtctgctataagacctacctatctgccaaacttcatgattctaggtcaacggaaagtaccctgtaggtttcttgacagaccgacagacagacagacagataacaaagtgatcctataagggttccgtttttccttttgaggtacggaaccctaaaaactactcaCTAAAACGAAAAGGCTTATCAAAGTGAAGCCAGTTGTGACTATTTGTTTTAAGGTGGGTAACAATAAATTTTCAGAAAGCAGAACCAGTCCTAATACACGGAACGCGGGGAGAGGACGCAACACTATTAGTTTGCTCATTAGTACAAATTATTCTTAATCCTGACTGCCGGACTATACGAGggtaaatattaaattgttattttgtgTTTTAGACCCAGACTAACTTCTtcccgtggatagagtatagtggaTCTAATCCAAACTCataaaataaatgcgaaagtgtgtccttctgtctactagctttttacggctcatctcttcaactgattttgacgttcggtgcagagatagcttgcatcctggggcaGGACGTAgcgtactttttatcccagaaaattaaagagttcccacgcgatttttaaaaacctaaaccacgTGAATGAAGTCACGGCCATCATCTAATctaaacttaatattataaagagataaagtttgttagtaggaagtaatctttggaactactgaaccgactttgaaaattctttcaccagtagaaagctacattattcctgagtaacataggctttattttattttcatttcatcatTCATTAAAAatccttacgaaaattgtaacaGGTAATCGACATTTATGCGAAGCCAGGGTGGGTCGGTTGTAACTAATAACTTACAAACCTTTTTTCTTTATAGGTTACAAGCTTTAATAGAAAGGGAGTGGCTTCAAGCAGGCCACCCCTTTGGCACCAGATTAAGATCAGGTCCATACTCAGCATCACAAGCTAGATCAGCACCAACGTTTCCTCTGTTCTTGGATTGCGTGCGGCAGTTCTTGGAGCAGTTCCCCTGCAGCTTCGAATATCGACAGTGCTTCCTTGTTACGTTGTTTGAACACGCGTATGCTAGTCAATATGGTAAGTTTTcaaattttattctatttatttatttatttatttgggacTTTATTGTCCCTAATAAATAATtgcatattatgtattaaaaatgtAACTTAAATCTGTCAAAAAAGTTGGTAATGTATATAACCAACTACACTATCCACAATTTTGCAACAGAACTACTTGCTtctgcttgaggtcttttgactttactgctcaagtattagaggcgccggtaTAACCTAACTAGGTCTAGGTCtgtggcacagctttaaaaataaacgtttttctttctttctttcaactACGGCGACACTTAACCTAATTTAAAACAAACGACTTAAACTATacagaaattattaaattgttgcttgaaatatttttcttttacgtTATGTCGACAAATCAcactaacactaaatgataaaTCAATGATCTCCATGTAGTACTAAACTAGGCACTAACCACATCCTTCTGAACTGAAATGTTTGCTGGCTGTAGTAACTCGTTGTTGCTTACAACTGGATGTGCAGACAACACTTctttacggcgattacgcactacactCCGTCATCTgagttcaaagtcaaagtcaaatgatttattcaaaataggtaataaattactcttattgatggtctggtatggtgttagatttgtaagatatagtggagataattattacgcaaacttaaaactaaagctacgagggttacaaacgcgcccaggtctgagaagagcccacaacaaactcagccgggtatcaTCAGCCgggttctatccgtcatccgtgagaataccagcgattatctacgacatacgtCATATAGTAAGTTCCCATACTCGGATGAACTCGGATAGGATGTAGTGCATAACCGCTCTTACCCTccgtaaaaatttaaaataaaacacttcTTTATTCTTAAAGAGTTCCAAAGTCTAAATTAAAAActcctatttttagggttccgtacctcaaaaggaaaaacggaacccttataggatcactttgttgtctgtctgtctgtctgtctgtccgtctgtctgtcaagaaacctacagggtacttctcgttgacctagaatcatgaaatttggtaggtaggtagatcttatagctgacatttggggaaaaatctgaaaaccgtgaatttagggttagatcacacaaaaaaaattgtggtcatgaagtaataattagtattttgaactttcgaagtgagtgactatatcaagtggggtatcatatgaaaggtcttcacctgtacattctaaaacagatttttatttatttttatgcatcatagtttttgaattatcgtgcaaaatgtcgaaaaaatacgactgtagtacgggaccctcattgcgcgagcctgactcgcacttggccggtttttatttccaGGTACATTCCTCTGTGATAGCGATCAGGAACGTGAAACACGTGGCGTTTATGATCAGACTACGAGTATATGGTCGTGGATCAACCAGCCAGACGAACTGACGACCTACATCAACCCGCTTTACGACCCCACGCCTAATGTTATATGGCCTTCCGTTGCACCCATGAGCTACGTCATTTGGGAAGGTAAGAAAAATGCAGTTAGAAACCTTTTATAGatcaaactaataataataaataacaaatatctTTATTTCATCAGACaacaaaggcccacaatattatgttagtaaccatcttaacctatgttagagagtctataatataatagtattagTAAggaacttattctatgttagttaatataataataagaaataaGAATGATCTGTTGCTGCATTGCTGAAGGAAGCTGCGCTGTTGCAACATGACAGGAGGACAaacctattggtttgtcctccaacaTTTTtgctttataatatgggtggtgaCTTAACTATAGTTGGCAACGTTCTTTTTCCAGAACTCTACCTCCGCTGGCTGGCCCACCAACATACGGAAGAGCGCGAAGAGCAGTACAAGATTATACGCACGCGCGAGCAACACTTACGCGCGCAGGCCTTACAGCTGCGCAGAGAACTGCTCGATCTAGCTAACCAATACTATGCGCCCACTGGTAAATGATGCGGTTACTTTATCCATAACGTGTACCAATAAAGAGGGGATCATTCTATCTCACTTATACAGTATACTTGTATGTAGTGTGTGAGTGAAATGGAATGATAAGCGATGCTTCGATTCGATTCGTTTCTTTACTAACATTCCTATAAAAACtgttgaatattttatattagaatattttattcttcgtccggttttttaaaatcatatGGGAACTCTTATATGTTCCGAGATAAattatctatctatattattCCGAGATAGATATCTTGAGAGTGATTATACCTtggaattaacacataggctactttttttccgTAAAACTCCATGGTTTTCGCGGGATTTTTTATACATATGCAACACTAGGTGaaccccgcggcttcgcccgcgtggatttaggtttcttaataTCGCGTGGGAATTCttaaattttctgggataaaaagtagcccatgtccttccccaggatgcaagctatctctgtaccaaatttcatcaaaatcgtttgaatggatgggcagtgaaaagttagcagacagacagacatcctttcgcatttaatattataaattagtcaagaaatggggccgattctcttgtacacaatctctaaacgtaactaaattaacaggtctaaatctaatgctatccttttccgcgagcaacagtatgaaagggatagcaatagatttagacgtgccattttagtttagtttagagattgtgtacaacggaattagtcaCAATGTCTAATTTTCACATCTGAAGTCTATCTTTTTCTATAATGAGCATTGTGAAAAAGGTAGCACTATATTTAAACTTCTTAATTTAGTTGAGTTTATCTAGCACCACTATGAGAAAAATAATTACTGTTTTATGGTGCTAATTCTGGTGTACGAAATCTTTTTAATTAGTGCCGTACTTGTCACAATGTTCTCTGCGGTAAAAGATGTCACAACTTTTAGATATGTCAGTTTACGAAATTttgtattgtggctaattctttatatacaatctctaaactaaactaaactaaaatgacggtTCTGAATTTTTTCGTAAGTATCCCTTTTATATGCTCCCTCCCTGCAAAAAACAACAGCACTAAATTAagaacctgtcaatttagtttagtagaACAGAATTAGTCCGTGTAGCTAATTATGTTATGTACAAGCTCTTAACTAAGATGACGGGTCTATATATATTGCTAGCCCTGCGGGAAAAGATCAATTAAacttagacctgtcaatttagtttagaaattgtgtagaATACAACAGGATCAGCTCCAATCTCATCTATCTAGTTTGTATCTACTTTGCCAACAAAGTATAAAAGTTTAATacaattaattatattggtTCAGAGTACAGACTGCAATgacattaaattatattatgatttatgatataAGCTCTCTTCGTataagaattattttattataggttAGTTAAAGTACCTagctgttttgaaaaaacaaCTAAATTATGCcctatgtattaaaaaaaaatcagacgAGTACTTCAAAGAAGAATTGCAGTTTATGACATGTATTCTTAAGTTGTTATTTTTTAgttgtatttttatgtatagttactaaatgatgcccgcgacttcgtccgcgtgggtgtaggtaaaaatcccgttggaactctttgattttccgaaataaaaagtagcctatgtccgtccccggggtgtaagctaattctgtactaAAATTCtgtatcaaaattggttaaactgttggaccgtgaaaagcaagcaggcagacagacactttcgcatttataatatactcataagtatggaagtatggatttattacGTAATCATTGAAGGATTTTACTTAAAAccaaatttatatatttttactacTCTAATTAAAAGATGTGAATCATGTTTAACGCCTAAATTCATacattgtaaatttttataGCTCAAAGCCGAAATGCAGGCATATCACGATTGGCCTAGGCAATCTTCAGGAATGCCCTGAGCGCTTAGTCCaaaaccacagttcacgacagttagggaatttctaacaaaacgtcgaggcttcgacgtcactggcaggcgtcaaatgttagtatatttgacgtaggtagccctatttttctatgatttcaagTCACCATAGTGTAATTTCTAGTCCATGCCGCATTGGTAAATGGAGTTTCGACTTTGGACTAGGAATTGAGCAAAAACCGAAGTTTTTGTTCTGGACTAAGTGCTCTGGGCATTTCTGTGCATTGCCTAGGCCTAGGCCAATCGCAATGTGCCGGAATTTCAGCGTTGGACTATAAACATATCAATAAAACATAAGTAGTTagatatatacttatatataacatgcctaattttgtatattttttacgtAAATGACTGTCTGAATAAATTATGATAAAGAAACTTGTAAATTTAAATGTAACgtctttttttgtataaaattgtataatgaGTCAGTTTATGATTAAgttatgaaaaatgaaaatatttgttGTCAATTAAATATTTGCACATGAATAGACTGGTTTTGTTTCTACATCATAGttctggctcactacagagcttaTGCTAAccaactaacttatgctcgcgacttcgtcctcgtgaactacataaatttcaaccccatattttactcccttaggggttgaatttcaaaaatcccttacCGGACGCctaggtacgtcataatagctatctgcatgccgaatttcagcccaatccgtccagtagtttcagctgtgcgttgatagatcagtcgaaccttttccttttatatatttagaaaaatcaTTTACCGTTATGCAAAGTGATCACTAGATCAACGAGGTGTGGATAATGTATTCAAATGATACAATTTTATCAGTAAGTACAATGTgggtacatacctacacgtaAAGTGCCGACTGACCGAACAATGAAGATGAATGATAAACTAAAACTACAGTACAAACTGAATGGAAtggcaaagtaggtacctatctaatgcTTTTAGTGTTCTTGCAAAAAAgtcgtaggtacctagataaaatacataccctAACTtcttaaattacaaaaatattggaAAACTACAATAATGAGCCCGCGAATTTTTTCctcgtggatataggtttttgaaattcccgtgagaacttgattttcccggataaaaagtaatttatgcCAGTCTCCATATTTAttcatagttttattttagtttattcatAAACGTGGGCGGCGCACTTCGgacgcaccgcaccgcagcgcaccgtACCATATCTGTACAatagtacaaaaaataacaattattttttcatttccatggcggccttttaaaaaaatatagtttgttATAGCGTAGCGGAAATTACACATTTctgttaaaatttcaactctacctattacggttcacgagatccaGCCCCCTAACAGatcgacggacggacagagtaCGGGCAGCAGAGGCTTTAGGGccattggcactcttcgggtactcAACCCTAACAATGGCATCTCCATACAATTTTGGCCAATTTATGCAAAGTTAATGTTAACTTtgaatatatacctacactacctgtactattatgtattctgagacgtaggatggggtttgaaccgttgactTTTAAGTTTAAGCTATTGATGAGTTTTCTAAATATCCTACGGTATTTTTAAGAAACCcaaatccacccggacgaagccGTGGGTCTTATCATATCATCTAgtgtttcaataaaaatattctttataggCCCCAGAGCCCAGAGATGGAAAAGGCGGGCGCAGATAAAATACTACTACACCGGTAATGATGCGGTTGTGGTAATTACGGTCGTTCACCCCGCTGTAGTGGTGCTACGCGTTATTCTATAAACTGAGGCTCTGCTTGCTCTGAGCAAGTCAACACTATTCACACAACAACAATGAAACATGGGAATACacttagattatttatttttaacggtAAAAGCATAAAAAACTTATGTACTTACTGTCTTACAGATAACTTGTATCTCCGAAAATAAGGCTGACTTGTTTCTAAAAGTCAGTTCCTTTTCTTATATACCTACGTgacaataaaaaatgaaaataaagtgtgattttataaaaaaatgtttgattttatttaaaaaattataaaaaatcgtCATTTATTTtgtgctagatgatgcccacgacttcgtccgcggggatttaggttttaaaaatcccgtgggaactctttgattttctgggataaaaagtagtatgtccttccccggggatggaagctatatctgtaccaaatttcgtcaaaatcggttgaacggatgggtcgtgaaaggctagcgcCTAGCTAAGCTagcggcagacagacagacagatacattttcgcatttataatattaagtagtatggattTGTTTTCTATTTTGATTTCAGGAACTTAACTTTTCTACGCAGTAAATAATTTTGCTTCAATCATCAAAACTCACACTCATGTTTTaatcaattcatcatcatcaattcaatcaatcaatgagcctgtttgcgtccactgttggacataggccttccaaagagtgcgccaccacacacgatcctccgccttcctcatccacccattttaccgctaccttcttaaggtcgacaGTTCAGCCGGTCGTCAGTCCAGTAGTCTGTGTACCTAGGATTTTACTTgcatgtgtaggtaggtataggttttaGTTTAGTAATTCGTGGACACTGGACATCCATAATAAGAATTTTGCCTATGCGGCAATTAGCCAACGGAAAAACAAAATATCCATGACTAAATTCAATACCACGCAACAATAATACGTTCACACAGACACATTAATAATGGATGAACTACGAGGCGTAAAAATCGTGGGCGATTATTAAAATGGTTACGCATTGCTCGTGATAAATAATTGCTAAACTTCGATTGACTACGTCATTGTAAGAGTGTACAGATGATTCCCACAGAAAGTAAGTTGGTTATTTATAAGAAATAAGTTCTTGTTTGCGCTGttatagagtacctacttacctaagtataagGAATAGTATGAACTATGAAGGCACAGCTGTGTGTAGGCCTAGTGGGTAAGTCGTCGACATCTTAGTAGGGTCTTAGTAATCCAAGGTTTGACCCCAGGCACACACTTCCTGCTTCCAACATTTCGGACTTATGGCTTGAGggaacatgcatgcctgagagttccccataatgttctcaaaagtagtCAATCTAAGGCTATAAAcgcatctcattctgagaggagatccgtataCAGTAGTGAGTCAGCGAAGGGTTGATGATGGATGACTGAAGGCGTCCACACAGGCGGAGTAATACAGTTACCTAAAACAATTCCGCTCATTTAACAATAGTAAATCCCTGTAAAAGTCATCACAAAGGCTTTTACAGTCTGTTAAACAAAATCGCTTGCTGGTACCTCATTTGTATAAAGGTAATTACGAGCTGTAGAGTATTGTTATCCGAAATGCCATGGTATTTGCCGGTCGTTTCGTAACTGCGGACCAAAGAACAATCAAATCATtacctagttttatataaagtaggtaatgATTTGATACCTCCTCAGATAACAGTACTTAGGAAGTACTGTTATCTGAGGACTTAACATTAATAGAGGAACACTAGAGTGATGTTAGCTCACGgaaaatacttaggtagataggtataatatagtcAATATACAAAGTTTATAGTCAAAAtcgattattataatattacaactatataggtacctataggtacatcggcctttagacaTTTCAGCTGTGTGCAGCAACTCATACTAAGTCTaagtacctatgtgacgttttgtcgatctcaacgacatcGACAGTaaaagacagtgctctacaaaaccgttaCCTCTTTCCAAAGC from Maniola hyperantus chromosome 4, iAphHyp1.2, whole genome shotgun sequence carries:
- the LOC117997247 gene encoding myotubularin-related protein 9 isoform X2, coding for MQTLENLSSIQDPILFYPFFYRHMHPIMENGYTLYGVEGEFTKVLATEEWRISRVNQHYTVCPAYPKGVVVPKIIDDEMLAAAATFRQGGRFPVLSYRHNNGAVLLRAGQPLYGPKHRRCRPDEAILNTVVSAGMKGVIYDLRSSNAILQQQNKGGGSESPANYSQWKIYNRSMDEVDNQQQLLENFSKLIEACVDREISSDKWLSKLESSGWPESVRNALHTACIVAQHIHQKAEPVLIHGTRGEDATLLVCSLVQIILNPDCRTIRGLQALIEREWLQAGHPFGTRLRSGPYSASQARSAPTFPLFLDCVRQFLEQFPCSFEYRQCFLVTLFEHAYASQYGTFLCDSDQERETRGVYDQTTSIWSWINQPDELTTYINPLYDPTPNVIWPSVAPMSYVIWEELYLRWLAHQHTEEREEQYKIIRTREQHLRAQALQLRRELLDLANQYYAPTGK
- the LOC117997247 gene encoding myotubularin-related protein 9 isoform X1, which codes for MEFIELILINKLDGVILKYPHHENVDGTVCITGHHLILSSRKEGVRELWLLHKNIDSIEKKETKVSGGIIQGGSIYLKCKDLRIFQLDISNTTELNLLMQTLENLSSIQDPILFYPFFYRHMHPIMENGYTLYGVEGEFTKVLATEEWRISRVNQHYTVCPAYPKGVVVPKIIDDEMLAAAATFRQGGRFPVLSYRHNNGAVLLRAGQPLYGPKHRRCRPDEAILNTVVSAGMKGVIYDLRSSNAILQQQNKGGGSESPANYSQWKIYNRSMDEVDNQQQLLENFSKLIEACVDREISSDKWLSKLESSGWPESVRNALHTACIVAQHIHQKAEPVLIHGTRGEDATLLVCSLVQIILNPDCRTIRGLQALIEREWLQAGHPFGTRLRSGPYSASQARSAPTFPLFLDCVRQFLEQFPCSFEYRQCFLVTLFEHAYASQYGTFLCDSDQERETRGVYDQTTSIWSWINQPDELTTYINPLYDPTPNVIWPSVAPMSYVIWEELYLRWLAHQHTEEREEQYKIIRTREQHLRAQALQLRRELLDLANQYYAPTGK